A window of Bacillus toyonensis BCT-7112 genomic DNA:
TGAGGATTTAGCAATTGCGATGGAAGCACGTGGATATCGAAATGGTGAAGGACGAACTAAATTTAGGCAACTACGCTGGAAAATGAGCGATACAGTAACAATTATAAGTTTACTTTGTTTAGCTTGTATTTTAGTATGGTTGCGATTGTAATGGAGAACGGAAAGATGGAAAGAATAAAATGTACAGTTGCATATGATGGCATGCATTTTTGTGGTTACCAAATTCAACCACAGCATCGTACTGTTCAACAAGAAATAGAGAAGGCATTACAGAAATTGCATAAGGGTGAACTTGTTCGTGTTCAGGCATCAGGCAGAACGGATTCTACCGTTCATGCGAAAGGACAAGTCATACACTTTGATACACCTTTGTCTCTTGAAGAGTGGCAATGGAGTAATGCTTTAAACACAATGTTGCCAGATGATATTGTTATCAGGCAAGTAGAGAAGAAAACAGAAGAATTTCATGCACGTTACGGTGTTGAGAGAAAAGAATATCGTTATCGTGTATTATTATCAAAGACTGCGGATGTATTCCGTAGAAATTACGTATATCAATATCCATATCCGCTTGAAATAAACTCTATAAGAAAAGCGATTCCTTATTTTATTGGAACGCATGATTTCACTTCTTTTTGTTCGGCAAAAACTGACAAAAAAGATAAAGTGCGAACAATTTTTGAAATCGAGTTAATTGAGCAAGATGATGAATTAATTTTTCGTTTTGTAGGTAATGGATTTTTATATAATATGGTCAGAATTATTGTTGGTACGTTACTTAACGTAGGGCAAGGAAAGCTTGATCCTGATAGCATTCCAGAGATTTTAGCAAAACAAAATCGCCAGTTTGCTGGAAAGATGGCTCCAGGTCATGGACTTTACTTATGGCAAGTAAACTATAACAACTAATCCTGGTGTAACATTTGCTTGACATTAGAAACTCAAAAGTATATCATAACATATGGTATTGTTTCTAAAACCACGATTAGCCCCGGAAGGAAATCGTGTTTAAGATAAACAATAGATTTTTTCTATGGAAAAGATAACGAGGAGGGAAACACATGCGTACGACTTTTATGGCAAAAGCTAACGAAGTTGAGCGTAAATGGTATGTGGTTGATGCTGAAGGTCAAACTTTAGGTCGCCTATCTACTGAAGTAGCATCCATTTTACGTGGTAAAAACAAACCTACATTTACACCACACGTTGACACGGGTGATCATGTAATTATTATTAACGCTGAGAAAATTCATTTAACAGGTAATAAATTAAACGATAAAATTTACTACCGTCACACTAACCACCCAGGTGGACTTAAGCAAAGAACAGCTCTAGAAATGCGTACAAACTACCCTGTACAAATGTTAGAGCTTGCAATTAAAGGGATGCTTCCAAAAGGACGTTTAGGACGTCAAGTATCTAAGAAATTAAACGTGTATGCTGGAGCAGAGCATCCACACCAAGCACAAAAACCAGAAGTTTACGAACTTCGCGGATAATTAATTAAAGGAGGGCTTACTTTGGCACAGGTTCAATACTATGGCACTGGACGTCGTAAGAGTTCAGTAGCGCGCGTACGCCTAGTTCCAGGCGAAGGACGCGTTATCATTAACGGTCGTGATTTTGAAAACTATATCCCATTTGCTGCATTACGTGAAGTAGTTAAACAACCTCTAGTTGCAACAGAAACTTTAGGTAACTACGATGTACTTGTAAACGTAAATGGTGGTGGATACACTGGTCAAGCTGGTGCTATTCGTCACGGTATTTCTCGCGCTTTATTAAAAGCTGATCCAGAATACCGTCTAACACTAAAACGTGCAGGTCTATTAACTCGTGACGCACGTATGAAAGAGCGTAAAAAATACGGTCTTAAAGGCGCACGTCGTGCACCTCAGTTCTCAAAACGTTAATTTTTGCGAACTACAAACCTCAACCATTTTGGTTGGGGTTTTTTTATATTTAATTCCTCTTATTTATTTTTGAGGTTTGGAATATTTTAGTGCTACCGTCCCGCGTATGCTTCTTCTTTAGAAGTTTAGACTAATACGTATTAGGGAGGTTTTATAAGTACTATGAATGTCATTGTCAGCTTAAAAGAAAAACAAAAGAAAAGCAATTAAAATACGAGCGGAAGATGCTACGAGAATTATCATTAAAAACGTTGCGTTCAAATATTCGTGATGCCTTTCACATGCAAGAGCTTCATCGTCAGTATGAAGATTACTGTATTGAACTAGGAATAGAATCTTATTTATTAGGAGCGAGATACAGTAAGTTTGGTTATTATGGCGAATCGTTCTTTGATGTGAAATATAGGGCTTTAGAAGAAGAGCAACAATTAACGGAAACACTATTTCAATTTTTAACGAGTATGACTATACGAGAAATTAAGTTAAAAGATGAGGAATTACTTTTTGAATCTTGTCAGCAGTTTATCGGATTGTGGTGGCAGGAAGGATATGAAAAAGGTGAAAGAAGATATCGTTTAAAGCTACATTAAGACAAGCATAAACTTTCCTCTTGTCCCATATAAGTAATTAGAGGGACTAGCTGGAGGAGGAAAGGTATGAAGAGAATTCGAATTATCTCTTTTGCGCTCGCTGCGGTTGTTTTGTTTTTTTAGTCAAACAAGAATTTCAAATTACAAAATCGTGGCGAGCGTGGAATTTACCCTTATCAGGGAAAGTAATTGTATTAGACGCAGGGCATGGTGGACCAGACGGAGGAGCTGTTGGTGGAAAGGATATTATAGAAAAAGACATAACTCTTGAAATTACAAAAAAAGTGCAAGATTATTTGCAAGAGCAAGGTGCATTAGTTATTTTGACACGTGAAGGAGATTATGATTTAGCTAACAAAGATACAAAGTCGTACAGTAGACGTAAAGCAGAGGATTTAAGAAGACGTGTGGAGATTATTAATAAGCTAGATGTCGATTTCTTTGCAAGTATTCATTTAAATGCATTAACTAGTAGTGGTTCTAAAGGAGCACAAACGTTCTACTACCGTTCTTTAACTGAAAATGAACGTGCTGCGAAGTTTATACAAGCTGAATTGAGAACGAGTTTAGAAAATACGAACCGTTCTGCTAAAACGATTTCTCATGTGTATTTATTAAAGTATGCGAAAACACCAGGCGCTTTAATTGAAGCTGGATTTTTATCGAATGTGAACGAAAGGTATATGTTAAATTCGGAAAAATATCAGCAAAAGGTAGCGGCTGCCGTATATCGAGGTATATTGCGTTATTTCACGGAAAAAGGAAATCCTCCAGAATAAGGGGGATTTTTTGAGTTTCTCTCGTTAACGAAGTTTTCGGAAAATATGTTATACTGAAAATGTAAACGCATTTATTTCAAGGATAAAGAGAGATAAATTCAATTAACATTACGTTATTTTTCATACAGGGGGCTGGGCTAATTATGGTAACGAAAGAGCAAGTAGTGGAAGCGTTAGAAGGGATTGTAGATCCGTTTTTACATAAAACGTTAAAAGAAACAAATGCAATTAAAGAGGTAACAGTCAAGCCGGAGAAGGAACATGTGAGTGTTAAAATTGCAATTGTAAAAACAGGTACTGCGGAACAAATGCAGTTGCAGTCGGGCATCGTAAAGTTAGTGAAGGAACTTGGGGCAGCAACAGTTGGACTTCGTTTTGCAGAATTTACAGAAGAGGAATTAGCTCAGTTTGTACCACCGCAAGAAGAAGAGCAAATTGAATCTTTATTGTCACCGAATTCAAAAACGACATTTTTAGCAGTTGCGAGTGGAAAAGGTGGAGTGGGAAAATCAACAGTCTCCGTTAACCTTGCCATTGCTTTAGCTCGTCTAGGGAAAAAAGTTGGTATCATTGATGCGGATATTTACGGTTTTAGTGTACCTGATATGATGGGGATAGAAAAACGTCCTATTGTAAGAGGAGATAAAATAATCCCAGTGGAGCGTCTAGGTGTAAAAGTAATCTCAATGGGATTCTTTGTGGAAGATAATGCACCGGTTATTTGGAGAGGACCTATGCTTGGGAAAATGTTAAATCATTTCTTCACAGAAGTAGAATGGGGTGATTTAGATTACTTAGTATTAGATTTACCGCCAGGTACAGGTGATGTTGCGCTAGACTTGCATTCCATGTTGCCGGCTTGTAAAGAGATTATAGTAACGACGCCTCATCCAACAGCGGCATTTGTAGCAGCGCGTGCTGGAGCGATGGCTTTGCGCACTGAACACAGTATTCTTGGTGTCGTTGAAAATATGGCGTATTTTGAAAGTAAAGTAACTGGTGAGAAGGAGTATGTATTTGGAAGAGGTGGAGGAGATAAATTAGCTGCCGAATTACAAACAGATGTAATAGGCCGCATTCCACTTCAACAACCTGATTGGAATAAAGAAGACTTCGCTCCTTCAGTATATGAAGATACGCATACAACGGGGATTATTTATCGCACGATAGCTGAAACAGTAATTGATAAAACAGCTGTCGCGCAAAAATAAAATAATAATGAGTGGACGATATATATTGTCCACTCACTATTATAGTTATTATTTTTTACTGTTGTTCCTTACTCCCGCTTTGGGAGCCACCTTCGCCACCTGCATCTTTTTTATCAGAGCCACCTTTTTCAGCCTTTTGCACACCTTTACTAATAATATCAATCATCTTAGCTTGGAAGAGTGGGCTTTCAGTAGTTTCTGTTAGTACTTGTTGTAAATATTGACGGTATTCTTTACTCTTCATTGTTTGCAACATCATTTTTTCTACTTCAGGGTTTTTCATGATCTCTATAACGCCTGCTTGGTATTCAGGGTCTTTTAGTAAGGTTTTCATTAAATTTGTTTGTTCTTTCCCCATACTTTTAGCGAATTTCGATGAGAACTCAGGGTCTTTAAAGAGCTTTTCCCAGAATTGCTGCCCTTTGTCGGATACCATTGCATCTTCAATCGTTTTCTTTACTACTGTTTCATCTAGTATGAGTGCTTGTTTCA
This region includes:
- the gerD gene encoding spore germination lipoprotein GerD; translation: MKRILLVFVSSFLLIALVACAQGKETKSELDYDQTKKMIVDILKTDQGKKAIQDVLTDEKMKQALILDETVVKKTIEDAMVSDKGQQFWEKLFKDPEFSSKFAKSMGKEQTNLMKTLLKDPEYQAGVIEIMKNPEVEKMMLQTMKSKEYRQYLQQVLTETTESPLFQAKMIDIISKGVQKAEKGGSDKKDAGGEGGSQSGSKEQQ
- a CDS encoding Mrp/NBP35 family ATP-binding protein, whose amino-acid sequence is MVTKEQVVEALEGIVDPFLHKTLKETNAIKEVTVKPEKEHVSVKIAIVKTGTAEQMQLQSGIVKLVKELGAATVGLRFAEFTEEELAQFVPPQEEEQIESLLSPNSKTTFLAVASGKGGVGKSTVSVNLAIALARLGKKVGIIDADIYGFSVPDMMGIEKRPIVRGDKIIPVERLGVKVISMGFFVEDNAPVIWRGPMLGKMLNHFFTEVEWGDLDYLVLDLPPGTGDVALDLHSMLPACKEIIVTTPHPTAAFVAARAGAMALRTEHSILGVVENMAYFESKVTGEKEYVFGRGGGDKLAAELQTDVIGRIPLQQPDWNKEDFAPSVYEDTHTTGIIYRTIAETVIDKTAVAQK
- the rplM gene encoding 50S ribosomal protein L13; amino-acid sequence: MRTTFMAKANEVERKWYVVDAEGQTLGRLSTEVASILRGKNKPTFTPHVDTGDHVIIINAEKIHLTGNKLNDKIYYRHTNHPGGLKQRTALEMRTNYPVQMLELAIKGMLPKGRLGRQVSKKLNVYAGAEHPHQAQKPEVYELRG
- the truA gene encoding tRNA pseudouridine(38-40) synthase TruA, which gives rise to MERIKCTVAYDGMHFCGYQIQPQHRTVQQEIEKALQKLHKGELVRVQASGRTDSTVHAKGQVIHFDTPLSLEEWQWSNALNTMLPDDIVIRQVEKKTEEFHARYGVERKEYRYRVLLSKTADVFRRNYVYQYPYPLEINSIRKAIPYFIGTHDFTSFCSAKTDKKDKVRTIFEIELIEQDDELIFRFVGNGFLYNMVRIIVGTLLNVGQGKLDPDSIPEILAKQNRQFAGKMAPGHGLYLWQVNYNN
- the rpsI gene encoding 30S ribosomal protein S9; translated protein: MAQVQYYGTGRRKSSVARVRLVPGEGRVIINGRDFENYIPFAALREVVKQPLVATETLGNYDVLVNVNGGGYTGQAGAIRHGISRALLKADPEYRLTLKRAGLLTRDARMKERKKYGLKGARRAPQFSKR